The following DNA comes from Oikeobacillus pervagus.
CTTCCTCATATGGATGAGCTTTAAACATGGCGGATAATACCTTCTTTTCTATACGTTTCGGATAAATCGTCTCGATCTTCACCTCTTGTACTTCCTCTAATGTACCGATTGACCCTATATGAGGATTGGCCTTTTCTTCAGGTAAAAATCGTCCCGTTCCATCCGTTGAAAAGGAACAATTACTGTATTCCCCAATAAAACCTGCCCCTGCATTTCCGAGTGCCTTTCTAATTTCCTCTTCATTCTCCTTTGGTACAAAAACAGCTAATTTTCTTAAATCTTCTTCATAAGTAGGGACAAGCACCTTTGTATTTTGTAGTTCAAGCGCCTCCGCCAATAAATCATTTACTCCCCCTTTTGCGACATCTAGATTTGTATGTGCTGCATAGACAGCAATTCGATGCTGAAGTAATTTTTCAATGATTCTACCGTTCGGTTGATCTGTACGAATTGATTTCAACGGACGGAAAATAGGAGGATGATGTGCAATGATTAATTGAACATCCTTTTCAATGGCTTCATCTACCACTTCTTCAAGAACATCAAGTGCCACTAATACTCGCTTAACCGGTTGATTCAGTCGCCCAATTTGTAATCCAATTTTATCCCCTTCCATCGCGTAAGACGGGGGAGAAAACTGCTCAAACAGTTGAATAATCTCATGCCCATTTACTTTCTTCATTGTTATAAAACCCCCTCGATCATTTGAATCTTCTGTTGTAGCTCTCGTTGTTTTTGCATAATCTCTTTCGTCTGCTCTGTTTTTTCTAGATTAGTTAAAATCTTTTCCCACTGCTCTTTTTCCCATTTCCATTTTCGAATAAAACTAGATCCCATCCTTTTCAATAGAAAGGGACCAACTAATAATTCCAATTCTAACTGGTTGTATGGCTGCATTGGGTCGCCTTTTTCAGCAACAAGTATTTCATATATTTTTTCATTTTCTTCGACGATTTCTTCTTCTATTAGACGCCAATTATTGTCAAGAAGCCATTTCCGAACATTGATCGCTTGCACATTCGGTTGTAGGATTAACCTCTTTACACCCTCAAGCTTCTTTTTGCCTTTCTCTAAAATGGAAGAGATTAATGTCCCACCCATACCTGCGATTGTGATACAATCCACCTCTCCTTTAGATATAACTTCAAGTCCATCCCCCTTGCGTACATCGATTCGATCCATTAACTCTGCATTCATCACTTGTTGTTTTGCTGATTGATATGGCCCCTCCACTACCTCACCTGCGATCGTTTTTGAAGAGATTCCACTTAAGACAGCATAACAAGGTAAATAGGCATGATCTGAACCAATATCAGCCAATGAATATCCTTTTGGTATGTATGAGACAACACATTGTAATCTTTTAGAAAGTTGATCCTTATTCATTCTTTCACCACTTATAATAAATTTTCTAATGACTTGATACCATTGTATACAAAATGAAAATGAAAAAACAGCTATTCATCAACGGAATGGCTGTTTTTGTAGTAACAAATGCGCAAGCGCCTCAATCAGTAAAAAAGTTCTTTGCCAATATGCAAAGAACTCTTTCTAAACTTATTTTAAATTTTTAATAAAATCAGCCATTGCATCAGCATTTTCTTGTGGTACTAAACCAGCTGGCATAGCTCCCTTACCATTAAGAAGAACTTCTTTGATTTGATCTTTGGAAAGTTTTGTTCCTTTTAATGCTGGGCCAGCCCCACCTTCATAGTTTGCACCATGACAACCAAGACAAGTTTGTTTATAAAAATCCTCTGCAACAAACTCCGCTGATTCTTCTTGCTTTTCTCCCCCATCTTTTTC
Coding sequences within:
- a CDS encoding Nif3-like dinuclear metal center hexameric protein, whose protein sequence is MKKVNGHEIIQLFEQFSPPSYAMEGDKIGLQIGRLNQPVKRVLVALDVLEEVVDEAIEKDVQLIIAHHPPIFRPLKSIRTDQPNGRIIEKLLQHRIAVYAAHTNLDVAKGGVNDLLAEALELQNTKVLVPTYEEDLRKLAVFVPKENEEEIRKALGNAGAGFIGEYSNCSFSTDGTGRFLPEEKANPHIGSIGTLEEVQEVKIETIYPKRIEKKVLSAMFKAHPYEEVAFDLYPLENKGEVLGLGRIGILKESMTLEQFAHHVKEKLSVQGVRVVGHLQDKIQKVAVLGGDGNKYFHSAKFKGADVYVTGDMYYHVAHDAMMEGLNIVDPGHNVEKVMKQGVAKKMQTMSTEKGYEVEFISSTVHTDPFTFL
- the cccA gene encoding cytochrome c550, whose amino-acid sequence is MNRNPVIPFLLIMVFGIGLVFFLSLKGLNDSEEMAKEKDGGEKQEESAEFVAEDFYKQTCLGCHGANYEGGAGPALKGTKLSKDQIKEVLLNGKGAMPAGLVPQENADAMADFIKNLK
- a CDS encoding tRNA (adenine(22)-N(1))-methyltransferase, with amino-acid sequence MNKDQLSKRLQCVVSYIPKGYSLADIGSDHAYLPCYAVLSGISSKTIAGEVVEGPYQSAKQQVMNAELMDRIDVRKGDGLEVISKGEVDCITIAGMGGTLISSILEKGKKKLEGVKRLILQPNVQAINVRKWLLDNNWRLIEEEIVEENEKIYEILVAEKGDPMQPYNQLELELLVGPFLLKRMGSSFIRKWKWEKEQWEKILTNLEKTEQTKEIMQKQRELQQKIQMIEGVL